Proteins encoded by one window of Arachis hypogaea cultivar Tifrunner chromosome 1, arahy.Tifrunner.gnm2.J5K5, whole genome shotgun sequence:
- the LOC140183708 gene encoding uncharacterized protein, producing the protein MILHTKGLLKEIQKSKSSKRKISFNKEGSDEIEDAIDEAIAQEEQQTSSQLPIKQVIGDASNVVKNVSSLCDLFSEVIKWIGPDNIVHIVTDNAANYVAAGRLINKNFKNIHWSPCAAHCLNHILKDISNMPHISNLATRALKITMFVYNHTVFLSWLRQRTTWKEIVRPGAIHFATIFITLKSIFECKMDLQALVVDTHFTGHKLGRSANGRAVSAIILDNKFWDDCFTICKIVSLLIKLLRLVDGDDKPSLGIVYKGILRSENRINEMFKHCKTAYQPYTKIINSRWDKHLKKNLHAAAYFLNPACFFDENYKEAPDVIRGLLDLVTFHFKNNNLDSVEAMKEIHLYRDRKESFDSTEAFRAAKKTSTCIDSVDFWVTEEVGEKEPDLPSNIEDLFHKIDTDLDQGGGGGGSSSTFYVAPLDFSGPNSEYEGDDIKEANLATSYGGF; encoded by the exons atgaTTTTGCATACCAAAGGTTTATTGAAAGAGATTCAGAAAAGTAAAAGTAGTAAAAGGAAAATAAGTTTCAATAAAGAGGGTAGTGATGAGATTGAGGATGCAATTGACGAAGCAATAGCGCAAGAAGAACAACAAACTTCGAGTCAGTTACCAATTAAGCAGGTGATTGGAG ATGCTTCAAATGTGGTAAAAAATGTTTCAAGCTTGTGTGACTTGTTTTCGGAGGTGATTAAATGGATTGGACCTGATAATATTGTTCATATAGTGACTGATAATGCGGCGAATTATGTTGCTGCTGGTAGGCTTATTAATAAGAACTTTAAAAATATTCACTGGTCACCTTGTGCTGCTCATTGCTTGAATCATATTCTAAAAGATATAAGCAACATGCCACATATTTCTAACCTTGCAACACGTGCTTTGAAGATTACCATGTTTGTGTATAATCATACGGTGTTCTTGTCCTGGCTAAGACAAAGAACTACTTGGAAGGAGATTGTTCGTCCAGGTGCAATTCATTTTGCCACTATCTTCATCACATTGAAGAGTATCTTTGAGTGCAAAATGGATTTACAAGCATTGGTTGTTGATACACACTTTACCGGACACAAATTAGGAAGGAGTGCTAATGGTAGAGCTGTGAGTGCAATTATCCTAGACAATAAATTTTGGGATGATTGTTTTACTATATGCAAAATTGTGAGTCTGTTGATTAAATTGCTGAGGTTGGTAGATGGCGATGATAAACCATCATTGGGAATTGTTTATAAAGGTATACTGAGGTCAGAAAATAGAATCAATGAAATGTTCAAGCATTGTAAGACTGCATATCAACCTTACACAAAGATTATCAACTCAAGATGGGACaaacatttgaaaaaaaatcttcaTGCAGCGGCTTATTTCTTGAATCCTGCTTGCTTTTTCGATGAAAATTACAAAGAAGCACCTGATGTCATTCGAGGTTTACTTGATCTTGTTACATTTCATTTCAAGAATAATAATTTAGATTCAGTTGAGGCAATGAAAGAAATACACTTATATAGAGATCGAAAGGAAAGCTTTGATAGTACTGAAGCTTTTCGAGCAGCAAAAAAAACTTCAACTTG TATTGATTCGGTTGACTTTTGGGTGACGGAAGAGGTTGGTGAAAAAGAGCCTGATCTTCCAAGTAATATTGAAGACTTGTTTC atAAGATTGACACTGATTTAGatcaaggtggtggtggtggtggtagtagtaGTACATTTTATGTAGCACCACTTGATTTTTCTGGTCCAAATAGTGAATATGAAGGTGATGATATCAAAGAAGCAAATCTTGCAACAAGTTATGgcggattttga